The following are from one region of the Cottoperca gobio chromosome 13, fCotGob3.1, whole genome shotgun sequence genome:
- the mindy4b gene encoding inactive ubiquitin carboxyl-terminal hydrolase MINDY-4B: MVVQARIIKYLLFIRQSGSDGSLRETSSSLSVGQKDQDRALAAALTDSLWLAGQEVSATVTLVTEDYCITPHLDYKLDNFTERLQLFTFNNKDDVKKFILEHIQCFKEEGSHGVILFLYSLICSRTVDRLKEDLDSSTSHLLNLSLGNFVCRQALLNLLLTGTASPHVFNGILLFGEDGRPLQRPLQGVLSRSDVGYLHWSREQMERGRLPQVGSMLKTPLFPVWLCCINCSHSVVFGLNRSLLSDWKMEHLFTLYYYNGQRSQRTTARLTVDTHSHHWERSCRLSDGDPEKRFPSLEMTIRTKWDGAAIDWSGIVPFY, translated from the exons CCTGTCTGTGGGACAGAAAGATCAGGACAGGGCATTGGCGGCGGCACTGACCGACAGCCTCTGGTTGGCCGGCCAGGAGGTCAGCGCCACCGTTACCTTGGTGACCGAAGACTACTGCATCACACCTCACCTGGACTACAAACTGGACAACTTCACAGAGAGG CTGCAGCTGTTCACGTTTAACAATAAGGACGATGTGAAGAAGTTCATCCTGGAGCACATTCAGTGT TTTAAAGAGGAGGGGAGTCACGGAGTCATCCTGTTCCTGTACAGTCTCATCTGCTCCCGGACAGTGGACAG gctgaaggaggatctggactcctccacctcccaccTGCTGAACCTCAGTCTGGGAAACTTCGTCTGTCGCCAG GCTCTGCTCAACCTGCTGCTGACAGGGACGGCCAGTCCGCACGTCTTCAACGGCATTCTGTTGTTCGGGGAGGACGGACGGCCTctgcagcgccccctgcagggcGTTCTGTCCCGCAGCGACGTGGGGTACTTACACTGGAGCCgagagcagatggagagagGCAGACTGCCACAG GTGGGCAGCATGCTGAAGACCCCCCTGTTCCCGGTGTGGCTCTGCTGTATAAACTGCAGTCACTCTGTGGTGTTTGGTCTGAACCGCTCGCTGCTCTCTGATTGGAAGATGGAGCACCTGTTCACGCTGTACTACTACAATGGGCAGCGCTCACAGAGGACGACCGCCCGGCTCACTGTGG ATACTCACTCTCACCACTGGGAGAGGTCCTGCAGACTCTCAGATGGAGACCCGGAGAAAAGGTTCCCTTCACTTGAGATGACCATCAGGACCAAGTGGGACGGAGCCGCAATAGACTGGAGCGGCATCGTACCTTTCTACTGA
- the LOC115017800 gene encoding complexin-1-like, whose amino-acid sequence MEAELESMKQGIRDKYGLKKREEAEAEAAAADEEPAEGSLTRPKKLVPTPCGDEEEEESIMDTVMKYLPGSLQDMLKK is encoded by the coding sequence ATGGAGGCTGAGCTGGAAAGCATGAAGCAAGGCATCAGAGATAAGTATGGCTTGAAAAAGCGCGAGGAGGCCGAGGCTGAGGCAGCTGCTGCGGACGAGGAGCCTGCAGAGGGCAGCTTGACTCGACCCAAGAAGCTGGTGCCAACCCCCTGTGgcgacgaggaggaagaggagagcatCATGGACACAGTGATGAAATACCTACCTGGCTCTCTGCAAGACATGCTCAAGAAGTAG
- the LOC115017476 gene encoding tRNA-splicing endonuclease subunit Sen34-like, giving the protein MEEDSPHVVGVSLCDTAPLLWRVEDLRAVRAQGLVGALLGALPRTPRQNTRLGRPLLLLPEEEGLLTERHAAANRISVPADNQDGGGVELHQQEQQRSFEEQSVLALQDRKSALLRAMTSPRSESAAGAVDEALRGRMESLDRNFTLPRSALAVQLSTARAGLSHCPDARTFLRADRPIRGQDEPHGTTARYQVFRDLRGRGFYLTSAGKFGGDFLVYPGDPLRFHAHFIAVCLSLDEPVCMLDVLAVSRLGSNVKKTVLLCSPRPDGGVVYTSLQWSGMV; this is encoded by the exons ATGGAGGAGGACTCGCCTCACGTGGTAGGGGTCAGTCTGTGTGACACGGCTCCCCTGCTGTGGCGAGTGGAGGACCTGCGGGCAGTGAGGGCTCAGGGCCTGGTGGGGGCGCTGCTTGGTGCACTGCCCCGAACCCCCCGACAGAACACCCGGCTGGGCCgcccgctgctgctgctgccggagGAGGAGGGACTGCTGACCGAGCGCCATGCTGCTGCTAATCGCATTAGCGTACCTGCTGATAACCAG GATGGAGGGGGCGTGGAGCTCCaccagcaggagcagcagaggagtttTGAGGAACAGAGTGTGCTCGCTCTGCAGGACAGGAAGTCAGCGCTGCTCCGCGCCATGACGTCCCCACGTAGTG AGTCTGCAGCTGGGGCCGTAGACGAGGCCCTGCGGGGTCGCATGGAGTCCCTGGACCGGAACTTTACCCTCCCTCGCTCTGCTCTGGCAGTGCAGCTGAGCACAGCGAGGGCGGGGCTGTCTCACTGTCCCGATGCCCGCACCTTCCTGCGGGCCGACCGGCCAATCAGAGGACAGGATGAGCCGCACGGCACCACCGCCAGGTACCAGGTGTTCAGAGACCTGAGGGGGCGGGGCTTCTACCTGACCTCGGCGGGGAAGTTCGGAGGTGACTTCCTGGTGTATCCAG GTGATCCTCTCCGGTTCCATGCTCACTTCATcgcagtctgtctgtctctggacGAGCCTGTGTGTATGCTGGACGTCCTCGCAGTGTCTCGTCTCGGCTCCAACGTGAAGAAGACCGTCCTGCTCTGCTCGCCGAGGCCAGACGGGGGGGTCGTGTACACCTCGCTGCAGTGGAGCGGGATGGTGTAG